In the Malania oleifera isolate guangnan ecotype guangnan chromosome 1, ASM2987363v1, whole genome shotgun sequence genome, one interval contains:
- the LOC131146382 gene encoding protein DA1-related 1-like, translating into MGWFKKILKGSSTHKISEGQYHGKYEDDRFWEEPSPTVNAWSDTENEEIDRAIALSLSEEDQKGKKVVDNESYLEEDEQLAKALQESLNMESPPRYDNEPIIQPYPFFFSSGFRICAGCNAEIGHGRFLSCMGGVWHPECFRCHACNLPISDYEFSVSGNRPYHKSCYKEHNHPRCDVCKNFIPTNLSGLIEYRAHPFWLQKYCPSHEHDGTPRCCSCERMEPRDTRYLLLDDGRKLCLECLDSAIMDTHECQPLYLEIQEFYEGLNMKVEQQIPLLLVERQALNEAMEGEKNGHHHMPETRGLCLSEEQTISTISRRPKIGEGYRIIDMFTTPFKLIRRCEVTAILILYGLPRLLTGSILVHEMMHAWLRLKGYPNLSPEVEEGICQVLAHMWLDAETFSGSGSEAFSAAAASSSSSSSSSPSSSSPASASNSSKKGKRSQFEKKLGEFFKHQIESDTSAAYGEGFRLGNQAMLKYGLKSTLEHIRLTGSFPI; encoded by the exons ATGGGCTGGTTCAAAAAGATCCTTAAAGGTTCTTCGACCCATAAGATATCAGAAGGACAGTATCATGGGAAATATGAAGATGATAGATTTTGGGAAGAGCCTTCACCTACAGTG AATGCATGGTCTGACACTGAGAATGAAGAGATTGATCGTGCTATTGCGCTTTCTCTTTCGGAAGAAGACCAGAAAGGAAAAAAGGTGGTTG ACAATGAATCCTACTTGGAGGAAGATGAACAACTTGCCAAAGCTCTTCAAGAAAGTTTGAACATGGAGTCTCCTCCTCGATATGATAACGAACCTATAATTCAACCGTATCCATTCTTCTTTTCGTCTGGATTTAG GATCTGTGCTGGTTGCAATGCTGAGATTGGTCATGGGCGATTCTTGAGTTGCATGGGTGGTGTTTGGCATCCAGAGTGTTTTCGCTGCCATGCTTGCAATCTACCCATATCTGATTATGAG TTTTCTGTGTCAGGGAATCGCCCTTATCATAAATCCTGCTATAAAGAGCACAATCACCCAAGATGTGATGTTTGCAAGAACTTT ATCCCAACAAATTTAAGTGGGCTTATTGAGTACAGGGCACATCCTTTCTGGCTACAAAAATACTGCCCCTCACATGAGCATGATGGTACTCCGAGGTGTTGTAGCTGTGAAAGAATGGAG CCGAGGGACACAAGATATCTGTTGCTTGATGATGGTCGTAAGCTATGCTTAGAGTGTCTGGATTCTGCAATTATGGATACTCATGAATGCCAACCTCTTTACCTTGAAATACAAGAATTTTATGAAGGTTTAAATATGAAAGTGGAGCAGCAAATTCCATTACTGTTGGTTGAGAGGCAAGCACTAAATGAGGCTATGGAAGGAGAAAAGAAT GGTCATCATCACATGCCTGAGACTAGAGGGCTTTGCCTGTCTGAAGAACAAACCATTAGCACT atcTCAAGGAGGCCTAAGATTGGGGAAGGGTATCGAATCATAGACATGTTTACAACTCCTTTCAAGCTAATCCGTCGATGTGAAGTGACAGCAATTCTCATTTTGTATGGCCTCCCTAG GCTGTTGACTGGGTCAATCCTTGTCCATGAGATGATGCATGCATGGCTCCGGCTCAAAg GTTACCCCAATCTGAGTCCAGAGGTTGAAGAAGGTATCTGCCAGGTCTTAGCTCACATGTGGTTGGATGCTGAGACTTTTTCTGGGTCTGGCAGTGAAGCTTTTTCAGCAGCAGCAGCATCGTCGTCGTCATCATCGTCATCGTCACCATCTTCATCATCGCCGGCCTCTGCTTCAAATTCATCAAAGAAGGGTAAACGCTCTCAATTTGAGAAGAAACTAGGTGAGTTTTTTAAGCACCAGATCGAGTCGGATACTTCGGCAGCTTATGGAGAAGGATTCAGATTAGGTAATCAGGCGATGCTCAAGTATGGCCTCAAGAGCACCCTTGAGCATATTCGGCTGACAGGAAGCTTTCCCATATGA